In the genome of Labrus mixtus chromosome 21, fLabMix1.1, whole genome shotgun sequence, one region contains:
- the tha1 gene encoding threonine aldolase 1 yields the protein MSLKCGRFLFRLYEHGVTASRGAAVLGRSSTRGYYNTEKPRCTDGTARVRVVDLRSDTVTKPGPAMRQAIAEAEVGDDVMAEDPTVNELQKIAADMFGMEAALFVPTGTMSNLIAVMVHCRERGDEMIVGDLSHLHIYEQGGSAQLAGVHATTVTTLPDGTFDLEQLESKIRHGYPDPHYPRSRLICVENTHNIQGGRVLPLTFLQEVRALADRYGLSVHMDGARVMNAAVAQGVPPSTILQHTHTVSVCLSKGLGSPVGTMLAGPKDFISHAVRCRKALGGGMRQAGILAAAGKLSLLEMIGRLEEDHCNTKTFAQALIDCDPPLFNVDMAAVETNILRFRLQEPTFSPSEFCERMGQVGEGEEAVLGQGIIVLMYPHYGNSVRAVWHLGISPEDTQLAIQKMQFVASQFLKEKLRAQ from the exons ATGTCTCTGAAGTGCGGCAGGTTTTTGTTCAGACTTTATGAACACGGTGTCACCGCTTCGAGAGGGGCTGCAGTGCTGGGACGGAGCTCTACGAGGGGGTATTACAACACCGAGAAACCCAGGTGTACAGATGGGACGGCCCGGGTCCGGGTGGTGGACCTCCGCAGCGACACGGTGACAAAGCCGGGGCCAGCGATGAGGCAGGCCATAGCGGAGGCCGAGGTCGGCGATGACGTCATGGCAGAAGACCCGACTGTCAATG agTTACAGAAGATAGCGGCCGACATGTTTGGTATGGAGGCTGCGCTGTTCGTTCCCACTGGAACCATGAGTAATCTCATCGCAG TGATGGTGCACTGCAGGGAGCGGGGAGACGAGATGATTGTTGGTGATCTGTCCCATTTGCACATCTATGAGCAAGGAGGGAGTGCGCAG CTGGCTGGTGTCCATGCCACCACGGTGACCACGCTCCCTGATGGAACATTTGACTTGGAGCAGTTAGAATCCAAGATCCGCCACGGTTACCCCGACCCGCACTACCCCCGCTCACGCCTCATATGTGTGGAGAACACACATAACATACAGGGAGGACGTGTGCTGCCTCTGACCTTCCTGCAGGAG GTCCGTGCTCTGGCAGATAGATATGGTCTGTCCGTTCACATGGATGGAGCCAGAGTGATGAACGCTGCTGTGGCCCAGGGAGTGCCTCCATCCACCatactgcagcacacacacaccgtcagtGTTTGCCTCTCCAAG GGTTTGGGTTCCCCTGTGGGGACCATGCTGGCGGGACCAAAAGACTTCATATCCCATGCGGTCCGGTGCCGTAAAGCCCTTGGTGGAGGGATGCGACAGGCTGGTATTCTTGCAGCAGCTGGAAAACTGTCTCTACTCGAGATGATTGGACGACTCGAGGAGGATCACTGCAATACAAAAACCTTTGCTCAAG CATTGATTGACTGTGACCCTCCCCTTTTCAATGTCGATATGGCTGCAGTGGAGACAAACATCCTGCGTTTCCGCCTACAGGAGCCCACCTTTAGCCCCTCTGAGTTCTGTGAGCGCATGGGCCAAGTTGGTGAGGGAGAGGAGGCCGTGCTTGGACAGGGCATTATAGTTCTCATGTACCCTCATTATGGAAACTCAGTTCGTGCTGTGTGGCATCTTGGGATTTCCCCTGAAGATACACAGCTGGCCATCCAGAAAATGCAATTTGTGGCTTCTCAGTTCTTAAAGGAGAAGCTCCGGGCACAGTGA